Part of the Montipora foliosa isolate CH-2021 chromosome 13, ASM3666993v2, whole genome shotgun sequence genome is shown below.
ACGACATCTAGGTTCACAAacctatgtccccattaacaacatctaggtgtTCGCACTATGTCCCAATTGAGTGAACCTATATGTTGTTAATTAtgcacaatgtgggcgaagtatccatAAAACAAATTGGTGCGAGTCGTTTCAAagtaaatagagaatgaaagttaaaattgGGTGATTTCAAGTCGTGGTTACGCAGAGTACCGCCAAACTATAGCTATGTGTtaaaatgcgtgcagcacgtgcagcacgattacttttctccttttaaccaataatattattgctgtgTGGTATCGTCGTTGCCcattcacgtgatcagtaaccttgtttttccacctttGTTTTTCTATGATAATAGAGCTCGATTCCCAGAGGGTTAGTtggggacacaaacatggccgccgttcctttgtttagggacaccaacacgGCCGCCgagacgtcacgtgaaaacactctattgtggCAGAATCGCAGGAGTTTGGTGACTCGTCAATTGAGTTCTTTGATTTGAATCACATTTTAAAGGACTTGTTAACAATTTCCGTCTCGGCCATTCTTTGCCATAGCGAGATTGCACCGTTTCGAGAATTTCAGTTCTAGCAGTAGAGCCGAGTTTAATGTCCAAGCTCCAACGAGTCtcctattgctggttttcactcacgtgatcaacagccatgtttttcaacgaaaacaaaaggaagcgtttgcataataatagagttaaattcccggaggatttggtcggggcaccaacatggccgccttttctttgttttgggcaccaacatggcggtcgtgacgtcatgtgaaaaccgagaatagctgctcagtggtagagcatccgaaatAGTAAACGGAGGGTCgcaggttcgactcctgcaaaggagcactcggatttttccgagtaacCCCGAGTCACCGTcttaacttcttcgtcgcttCCTATagttcagtggtagagcatccgaactagtaatcggaaggtcgtaggttcgactactgcaaaggagcactcggatttttccgagtagcCCCGAGTCAGCGTCTTATTCGTTGCTTCCTATagttcagtggtagagcatccgaactagtaatcggaaggtcgtagatTCGACtcttgcaaaggagcactcggattttttccgagtagcCCCGAATCACCGTCTTCGTCGTCGCTAACTATAGTTCAGTGGTAGAGCTCCCGAACAAGTAATCGTACGTTCGACTCccgcaaaggagcactcggccTTTTCGAGCATCTTCGAGTCACCATCGGAAAAAATACATCCTTTCATTTCAGTGACGGGGGTTCACATTCGTCATCCACTCGTCTTCATAACAATATAGCGAGACACGCCTCCGAAAATTTCATTCCAAGACTAAAGTATAGCGCGACAGTTGTGATAATGGCCTCCTACAGCTCTTTGGTAGAGCACCCGAACTAGCAATCGGACGTTCTTAGgctcgactcctgcaaaggagaagtcggattttttccgagaatCCCCGAATCACCATTGAAAAAATACCACCTCTTCAGGACTtgttttgtttaaaatgttACGTAATGTGAAGTTTTGAGCATTAATAAAAAAGTGCATAGTTTGGCCTCGTAGAAGAACGATAATCGGAAAGAAACGGCCTTGACCTTCCTTGTGGCACTATTTGCATCCTCACTGATCTCTGGTGCTATTAAGTTATGTTGTTCTATTTTTCCCATTTCGTTCATTCTGTTATCGAAAACGCTGTTTCATTCATGACGAAAAATGGTAGAGCACCCGAATCCCCAACATTTAACTCTGAAATTACCCTGagctttaattaaaaaaatgcataGTTTGGCCTCGTAGAAGAgagcagtggtgagagctctcgcctcccaccaatatggcccaGCTTCGATTCcgggactcggcgtcatatgtgggttgagtttgttggttctctactctgcaccgagaggttttcacTGGCTTCTCCAGTttaccctctcctcaaaaaccaacatttgacttgctttcattgctttcattgttaatttcagtttacagtgtccccaattagcgctctatcgctagaacgactagacacccTGGTTGGCAGAGGCTTCTTTCCCGAAAAGGAAAGCAaacctcaacctcgttcccagggtctccattgtcctAATCGACGAAGAGACCTTGGAAACGAGTTGAGCAAACCTCGGCACGGCTCTCCTCTATGTTCTGTCGCGCATGCGGGTTTTAAACTGGTTTAGAGTTTAACTTTCGTCCAAAGTTCTGGACGACCGTGATGGAGGATATCCGTGCAGAAAGGTTGAAAGTTGGGTAAAGTTTTGATTCCAAAAGCATTGCAAAAGGCCAAAAGGACCTTTTGATGAAAGCAACTctaatagaccaaatcggctaactcaattttgtacccaattcaaatctcctggggttacaagattctttgtgtagcattcacatttaagaGACATCGAAATACCTGAAacgaaacgttttattcccaaagggtttgaattgggtaccaCATTGAGTAAGCTGATTTGGGCTATTCTTACATTTAATGATCTTAAGTTTACGGAGCAATGCAAACTTTTGGTCAAAATCCTTAAATCCCAGGAAAtttcaattaattaatcaaacgaaaaaaaaaggcttacaCCAAGCCTACATGTGTAATTATCATTTTAAAACTCAGAATTTACACTGGCAAAAGCTAATAGTACAGAAGCTATAATCTTTGTAGCTCCTAAGGGCTTGTTCTTGTACAACAATGATTCTTGCACATCATGTTGAATCCTCACGATGGTACTCAATTTATTACAACaccttttctttaaaaatgtagCCCCAAATGGTGGTTAGCCGATATTTAGTCCAAAGCCAAACCGTGATTGACTCTTTGCATGATTAACCATTCCACTTAATACAAATGTAAAAGGTAAGGGGGGAAGTCTCTTTTCCATAACAGCGGCAACTGTCCAATTAGTATCCAGCATTCCCCGAAAGGTGATATTTGATTTTGGTACCTCTATCTGGTATCCGGCACTGACTGAACTATCGCGAATTCTTGTGTTGTATTCATACTCTACACcaactttaacattttcatTTCCTTTATGCCAGTAACTTAGATGCCACCCAGATTGGCCCACACTCGCTGATGCGATCCACCGATCCGCTGTGTAACGACCAGCAAGGGACATCATGGCTGCTTCTTGGGTTCCATATTGGTAAAGCAATTCTCCTCCTATGTCGACACGAGGCGCCATTCGTTGAAGATAATGAGCCACAACTATGCCAGAGTTGTTGACAATATCTATATTTGCAGTGGTAAGACTGGCCGTGAAGTCATTGCCTCGGTATTCAGCATCGCTTTGGACAAGAACCCATACTGATTTTTGAGTCTACggcaaaaagaaaggaaaactgtcctcattattttattacacataaagTGAACAGATCTTGATGACAAGAGACCATTTTAACCCTTTGCGtgcccaagagtgacacttatagattttactctgcataatgccagacgattttgcttGTCAATGGGGGTCCCCTCGGGCAGAAAAGGGTTGCAGTTGTGTCTGAATTACCTGGCCCAATTGAAATATAAGTGGAGTTTCTGTTTATCTTTTCCATAGACAAACTTTGTAAACAAACGTATCTTGAGTTGCAACTGACTGTTCAAAGCCTCATCAATACTTCATGCATGAAACAGCCCATCAGGTCATTGATAAAATGTCCCGTGCATGAGCTAGCTTCAAAAAGCGGTTAAACACTCCTCTTAAGAATTCTTCATATTACGgggtttaagcaaagacgacagctacggctacggcaatgccacaaagcaagaatattattggttaaaaaaggaaaatacttgtgctgcacatgcagcacaACTTTCtgtgcatttctttgctgtactccacaaaacaacaacgtgaaatcaccaaattttaggctTTGATGACAACGGGAGCATATAACAGTGAACCattctttttctgttttgactttaaaacctttcgtacccatccagttacacgatagttcgcctgtatcgtacaaggtgaacaagacggaataatcacaAAATACTTGCAATAACGCTCAGTTATATTTCGTAATGTTTTTGTTGCCATAGCCATTGTGTTTGCTAAATTCCCTATTATGAAGGATAcaaataaggcatagcttgtttttcttctatGTTAAtcttctcctctcacaatttgaaccttaaTGAAACCCTTGTATTATGCTTGAAATTTTAGTTAAAATTTCATCAAATAAAAAATCCAAAAAGGGCAATTACAGTGTTTATGCTAACATCTCAGTCTATATTAATGGGATGTTATTCTCTTCAAATCAGACCATAAACATCATGTCTACAACATGGACTTTACCTGAATAATTGCTTTTCCTCTAATACGATCTGTAAACTGGTGAATAATTTGTGCATTAAGACTACCATTGGTATCTATGTCTCCAAGCAAGACAGGAAATGCCTAGAAAAGTAATAAAAGGTTTCCCTTTGTGTTAACAAACAGGATTAAGAAACAAGAAAGAATTATGGTAGC
Proteins encoded:
- the LOC137982408 gene encoding mitochondrial import receptor subunit TOM40 homolog encodes the protein MRSKMGNVLASSPTNSSSSVDVSSMPPPPPLTAPPPVEEKKQSSEKKNSGNNPGTYDDLHKACKEVFPQPFEGCKLVINKGLSNHFQVSHTLQLSGTGPGAYHFGATYVGNKQTGPNEAFPVLLGDIDTNGSLNAQIIHQFTDRIRGKAIIQTQKSVWVLVQSDAEYRGNDFTASLTTANIDIVNNSGIVVAHYLQRMAPRVDIGGELLYQYGTQEAAMMSLAGRYTADRWIASASVGQSGWHLSYWHKGNENVKVGVEYEYNTRIRDSSVSAGYQIEVPKSNITFRGMLDTNWTVAAVMEKRLPPLPFTFVLSGMVNHAKSQSRFGFGLNIG